In Candidatus Cloacimonadota bacterium, the genomic stretch CTAAAATAATGTAAATAGGTGTCCTTTGATTGGAAAATATTTTAACATCTACTTCTAATTCTCTTGTTTTTGAAATTCTTGATACATAATAAAAAAACAAAAGTAATCCTGAAATCAGGATTATTCCATCAAAACGGGAAAGCGAACTTCCTGAAAATCCACAATTATTGCATAAACAAAAAACAAAAATTGTAGCGATCAGTAAAATGGGAATCTCTTTCAGAACCGTATTTTTTTGAACTTTTATTTGGGTGATCAAACAGGCAACACCGAGAACTACGAGAACATTAAAAATATTACTGCCGATGATGTTTCCAAAAGCAATGGCATCATGACCTTTGAAACTGGCAATTAAATTGACTATCAATTCCGGTGCAGATGTGCCGAAAGCAACGATCGTCAAACCGATTGCCAGTTGAGAGATGGACATTTTCTTTGCCAGAGATGAAGAGCCGTCAACCAGGAATTCCGCACCTTTGATCAGAACTATGAAACCGATTATTAATAAAATTATTGCTAAAAACATTTTATTCTCTTCGTAAAACAATTCGCTGAATTGTTCAACATAATATTTTGTACTTGTTCCCAAATTCCATTTGGGAACACAATTGGTAAAGAAAATTTATTTCGAACATATATATTTTTTCCCAAAAATCAAAGTTAAACTTTTAATAATTACAATCCCAAAAACAATTTGGGAATGAGGAAAAAAAATTTATTCTCCTTGTAATACAATCATCCTTGATTGTGACTTTTTCATTCAATCAAGATGATTGAGTTAATCTGTAGAACAAGATTCCGATCTTGTTCTTTTCTCTCGATTTCGGAAAATCAAGTTACATCAAATATCGATCAATGCAGTTGCTTTATACTGTGATGAGATGATCAGATTCAAATCAAAATTTATACTCGCTAAATATTCCTGCATTAAAATTCTCGCAATTTCAGGATCATTATTCACTTCACTCAAATGTGCCAGAACAAGGTTCTTCAATCCCGGATGAATTATCCGGCTGATAACTCCGACTGCTTGTTCATTGGAAAGATGTCCATGCCTGCTTTTCACTCTTTGCTTCAAATCCCAGGGATAAGGTCCTTCAAGAAGCATTTTCTCATCATGATTGCTTTCCAGAATAATAGAAGTTGCCTTTTTGAATTTTCTTAACATCAACCTGGTGCTGTAACCGAGATCAGTTGCTACTGCTAATTTTCGTAATTTATCGTCTGCTTTTTGAAAGGTAAAATTTGCTCCGTCAACAACATCATGTGAGGAAGGAAAGGAATTGATGATAATATCTCCAACCTGAAATTTATCTCCGGTCTCAAAATACTTTATTCCTTCCGGAACATTTCCAATACGATGACGGCTCGATAAAAAAGTTTGTTCCGTAATATACATCGGAATTTTAAACTTCCGACAGATAACTCCAGCACCTTTGATATGATCGCTGTGTTCATGACTGATCAGCAAAGCATTTATTTT encodes the following:
- a CDS encoding calcium/sodium antiporter; protein product: MFLAIILLIIGFIVLIKGAEFLVDGSSSLAKKMSISQLAIGLTIVAFGTSAPELIVNLIASFKGHDAIAFGNIIGSNIFNVLVVLGVACLITQIKVQKNTVLKEIPILLIATIFVFCLCNNCGFSGSSLSRFDGIILISGLLLFFYYVSRISKTRELEVDVKIFSNQRTPIYIILGIIGLFIGGELVVHNAVIIARLLGVSDKFIALTIVALGTSLPELVTSVLAVIKKHNDLAIGNVVGSNIFNLLLVLGLSSIIHPLEYNPELNIDFFLLILITIILFFTFIVGKRRIMARNEAIFFLILYAGYLLFIFNRK
- a CDS encoding MBL fold metallo-hydrolase, whose amino-acid sequence is MFQTAVLASGSKGNSILIRTESTKILLDAGLSGKKISGFLQDLHLDETKINALLISHEHSDHIKGAGVICRKFKIPMYITEQTFLSSRHRIGNVPEGIKYFETGDKFQVGDIIINSFPSSHDVVDGANFTFQKADDKLRKLAVATDLGYSTRLMLRKFKKATSIILESNHDEKMLLEGPYPWDLKQRVKSRHGHLSNEQAVGVISRIIHPGLKNLVLAHLSEVNNDPEIARILMQEYLASINFDLNLIISSQYKATALIDI